CGGCCTGGACCGAGCGGCTGGCCCCCGATCTCGGCATGACGCTGGTCGAGCTGTTCGCGCACGCCGGTGACCAGCTCAGCTACCAGCAGGACGCGGTGGCCACCGAGGCCTACCTGGACACCGCGCGCCGCCGGGTGTCGGTGCGCAGGCACGTGCGGCTGATCGACTACGCCATGCACGACGGGTGCAACGCGCGGGCCTTCGTGGTAATCGGCACCGCCGAGGACCTGCTGCTGGAGCCGGGAACGTTCCGCTTCGCCGCCATCGACGCGCGGCCGCGCGGCCCGCACGACCCGCCGGAGCCGGGCCCGGTCGTCGACGAGCGCGAGCTGGGCCTGCTCGACGAGCAGGACTCGGTGGAGATCTTCGAACCGCTCTCCGGCGATCCGCTGCGGCTGCGCCGCGCGCACAACGAGATCCGCTTCTGGACCTGGGGCGATGAGTTCTGCCGGTTGCCGCGCGGAGCGACCGCGGCGACGTTGCGCGACGAGTGGGCCGGTGAGGGCCGTGCGCTGGACCTGCGGCCCGGTGACCTGCTGGTGCTGGAGGAGGTGCGGGGCGCGCGCAGCGGCACGCCCGGTGACGCCGATCCGGCGCACCGCCAGGCCGTGCGGCTGACCTCGGTGACACCGGGCGTCGACGAGCTGCTGGATCAGCCGGTGCTGGAGGTGACCTGGGCTCGCGAGGACGCGCTGACCTTCAGCCTGTGCCTGTCCACCGCGGGCGGTTTCGACTGCTCCCCGGTGCCGGATGTGAGCGTGGCGCGCGGCAACGTGGTGCTGGTCGATCACGGCCGCACCCAGCGCGATCCGGAGATCGCCACCGTGCCGCCGGAACCCGCGGTGCTGCCCAGCTGCGAGCCGGGCTTCGGCTGCCACGACCGCACCGACGGCAACGAGCCGGCCGAGCTCATCGGGGTGCTGATCGACAAGACGCGGCGCCGGTCGCTGGCGGTCAAGGACGTGCGGGAGCTGCACGCGGTGCTGGGCATCGCGGCGACCGAGCGGGCCGGGATCGGGCTGGAGAACGCCGGGCGGCGGCGCCAGCAGGTCGTGCCCGCGACCACGCACGCGCAGGCCGACGCCTTGCGGCGGCTGCTGGCCCAGTCGGTGTACCCGGGGATCAAACCGCGATTCCGCCCCGTTCTTCAGCGCTCCCCCGTCGCGCAGGCGGTGCCGTTCCCCGTGGCCGGGCACATCGCGGCTGGGCAGGCCGCACGGCTGGCGGCCATTCCCGGGCGGGTGCAGCAGCGGCTGGTCGAGTTGTGGCGGAGTGCGCGCGAGAACGGCCTCAACGAGGACGAGATCGATGAACTGACAACGCTTTTTAGCTCCCGTTACACCGAGCGCCTGCGCGTGCGCCCGGTGCCGGTGCTGCGGGAACTGCTGCACCTCAGCGATGAGCTGCTGGCAGCGAAGCGACGTCGTCTGGACGTGCTGATCGCGCGGGCACGAGCGGGCACGGTGCTCGGGTCCGACATCGCCTGGGAGATCGCCTGCAGCTGGGGCCTGCCCTACGCCGAAGGCCTGGAGCCTGCCGAACCGGTGCTGCACGGTCCGGCGACGGCAGTGGTGCAGGATCCGCGTGCCGCGCTGCCCGCCGTGCGCGTCTTCGACGGCGACGAGGTGTGGACGCCGCGCCGGGATCTGCTCCGCAGCGGGCCGCGCGACCGGCACTTCGTCGGCGAGCTCGACGACGACGGACGGCTGGTGCTGCGCTTCGGCGACGGCCGCTACGGCGCTGCACCGAAACCCGGTGCCCGGCTGGAGATCGGCTACCGCATCGGCGGTGGCGAGGCGGGCAACGTCGGCGCGGAGGCGATCAACCGGCTCGTGATCCGGTCCGGCCCGCTGCCCGCGGTGCAGGTGCGCAACCCGCTGCCCGCCGTCGGCGGCACCGAGCCCGAGCCGGTCGAGCAGGTCCGCCAGCTCGCGCCGCTGGACCTGCGGCGCACCCGGCTGCGCGCGGTGACGGCCGAGGACTACGCGGCGGTGGCCGGGGAACTTCGCGGCGTGCAGCGGGCCGCGGCGGAGCTGCGCTGGACCGGCAGCAGGCAGCAGGTGCACGTCGCGATCGACGCCGCGGGCGGCGGAGAACCCTCCCGCGAGCTCCTGGCCGAGGTCGGCGACCACCTGCGGCGCTACCGCCGCATCGGCCACCAACTGATCGTGCGGCCCGCGCAGCGGGTGCCG
This portion of the Saccharopolyspora antimicrobica genome encodes:
- a CDS encoding putative baseplate assembly protein; this translates as MSTDAELRCGADGRREKVREHRFGGVDAVEAADDGRTLVVTFIGKAPHGVGPENVRIDGGRRITGIEVLRVEVEREEDPELDDLMRVTLDRTGDTARYRLSIVAADPHGRPGTEPYPGFDQRYFSAEFTFRPGGPTPFDCAEEPGCPPEVRPAPLIDYTARDYATLRQLLLDRLALTTPAWTERLAPDLGMTLVELFAHAGDQLSYQQDAVATEAYLDTARRRVSVRRHVRLIDYAMHDGCNARAFVVIGTAEDLLLEPGTFRFAAIDARPRGPHDPPEPGPVVDERELGLLDEQDSVEIFEPLSGDPLRLRRAHNEIRFWTWGDEFCRLPRGATAATLRDEWAGEGRALDLRPGDLLVLEEVRGARSGTPGDADPAHRQAVRLTSVTPGVDELLDQPVLEVTWAREDALTFSLCLSTAGGFDCSPVPDVSVARGNVVLVDHGRTQRDPEIATVPPEPAVLPSCEPGFGCHDRTDGNEPAELIGVLIDKTRRRSLAVKDVRELHAVLGIAATERAGIGLENAGRRRQQVVPATTHAQADALRRLLAQSVYPGIKPRFRPVLQRSPVAQAVPFPVAGHIAAGQAARLAAIPGRVQQRLVELWRSARENGLNEDEIDELTTLFSSRYTERLRVRPVPVLRELLHLSDELLAAKRRRLDVLIARARAGTVLGSDIAWEIACSWGLPYAEGLEPAEPVLHGPATAVVQDPRAALPAVRVFDGDEVWTPRRDLLRSGPRDRHFVGELDDDGRLVLRFGDGRYGAAPKPGARLEIGYRIGGGEAGNVGAEAINRLVIRSGPLPAVQVRNPLPAVGGTEPEPVEQVRQLAPLDLRRTRLRAVTAEDYAAVAGELRGVQRAAAELRWTGSRQQVHVAIDAAGGGEPSRELLAEVGDHLRRYRRIGHQLIVRPAQRVPLDLALRVCAEPGHQRGQIITELRRVFGRRGFFHPDALSFGEPVRVSRLVAAATAVPGVTDARVTRLRRLFHGDAGELADGLLRVHGLEIACCDNDPEHPENGVLALDFGGER